A window of the Halichoerus grypus chromosome 2, mHalGry1.hap1.1, whole genome shotgun sequence genome harbors these coding sequences:
- the SEZ6 gene encoding seizure protein 6 homolog isoform X4 codes for MRSVALLLLPSLLALLAHGLSSEAPPTREGQAPGIEETDGELTVAPTPEQPERGVHFVTTAPTLKLLNHHPLLEEFLQEGLEGGEEGMRPALPFQPDPPTPFTPSPLPRLANQDSRPVFTSPTPAMAAAPTQPQARERPWSLESEPPVLRFTAPLPPVPSPGPGERPSTTPPSRAWTPTQEGPGDMGRPWAPEVRSQTLGLRTEGAIMTSTASGDDEETTTTIITTTITTVQPPGPCSWNFSGPEGSLDSPTAPSSPTDAGLDCFYYITVYPGYGVEIKVQNISLREGETVTVEGLGGPDPLPLANQSFLLRGQVIRSPTHQAALRFQSLPPPAGPGTFHFHYQAYLLSCHFPRRPAYGAVTVTSLHPGGSARFRCVTGYQLKGARLLTCLNATQPFWDFQEPVCIAACGGVTRNATTGRLISPGFPGNYSHNLTCHWLLEAPEGQRLHLHFEKVSLAEDDDRLIIRNGDNVEAPPVYDSYEVEYLPIEGLLSSGRHFFVELSTDSSGAAAGMALRYEAFQQGHCYEPFVKYGNFSSSAPSYPVGTTVEFSCDPGYTLEQGSIIIECIDPHDPQWNETEPACRAVCSGEITDSAGVVLSPNWPEPYSRGQDCIWGVHVEEDKRVLLDVRVLRIGPGDVLTFYDGDDLTARVLGQYSGPRGHFKLFTSMADVTIQFQSDPGASVLGYQQGFVIHFFEVPRNDTCPELPEIPNGWKSPSQPELVHGTVVTYQCYPGYQVVGSSVLMCQWDLTWSEDLPSCQRVTSCHDPGDVEHSRRLISSPKFPVGATVQYICDQGFVLTGSAILTCHDRQASSPKWSDRAPKCLLQQLKPCHGLSAPENGAHSPEKRLHPAGATVHFSCAPGYVLKGQASIKCVPGHPSHWSDPPPICRAVAKAPAASSTLDAAHIAAAIFLPLVVMALLVGGVYLYFSRLQGKSPLRLPRTRPRPYDRITVESAFDNPTYETGETKEYEVSI; via the exons GACTCTCCTCAGAGGCCCCACCCACGAGGGAAGGGCAGGCCCCAGGCATCGAGGAGACGGATGGGGAGCTGACAGTGGCCCCCACACCAGAGCAGCCAGAACGGGGCGTCCACTTCGTCACCACAGCCCCTACCCTGAAGCTGCTCAACCACCACCCACTACTCGAGGAATTCTTACAAGAAGGGCTGGAGGGCGGCGAGGAGGGGATGAGGCCAGCACTGCCCTTCCAGCCTGACCCACCAACACCGTTCACCCCGAGTCCCCTTCCCCGCCTGGCCAACCAGGACAGCCGTCCTGTCTTCACCAGCCCCACTCCAGCCATGGCTGCAGCACCCACTCAGCCCCAGGCCAGAGAAAGACCTTGGAGCCTGGAGTCAGAGCCCCCTGTGCTTCGCTTCACAGCCCCCCTACCTCCtgtgcccagcccaggccccgggGAAAGGCCCAGTACCACACCCCCTAGCAGAGCATGGACTCCGACCCAAGAGGGTCCTGGAGATATGGGCAGGCCATGGGCTCCAGAGGTCAGGTCCCAGACCCTGGGGCTCAGGACGGAGGGAGCCATCATGACCTCTACAGCATCAGGGGACGATGAGgagaccaccaccaccatcatcactaccaccatcaccaccgtccagCCACCAG gcccTTGTAGCTGGAATTTCTCAGGCCCGGAGGGCTCTCTGGACTCCCCCACGGCCCCCAGCTCACCTACAGATGCCGGCCTGGACTGTTTCTACTACATTACCGTCTACCCTGGCTATGGTGTAGAAATCAAG GTCCAGAACATCAGCCTCCGAGAGGGGGAGACGGTGACTGTGGAGGGCCTGGGGGGGCCTGACCCGCTGCCCCTGGCCAACCAGTCTTTCTTACTGAGGGGCCAAGTCATCCGTAGCCCCACCCACCAAGCGGCACTGAGGTTCCAGAGCCTCCCACCACCTGCTGGGCCTGGCACCTTCCATTTCCACTACCAAG CCTACCTCCTGAGCTGCCACTTTCCCCGGCGTCCTGCTTATGGAGCTGTGACTGTCACCAGCCTCCACCCAGGAGGCAGCGCCCGCTTCCGCTGTGTCACTGGCTACCAGCTGAAGGGTGCCAGGCTTCTCACCTGTCTCAATGCCACCCAGCCCTTCTGGGATTTCCAGGAGCCTGTCTGTATTG CCGCCTGCGGTGGAGTGACCCGCAACGCCACCACGGGCCGCCTCATCTCCCCGGGCTTCCCGGGCAACTACAGCCACAATCTCACCTGCCACTGGCTGCTTGAGGCCCCGGAAGGCCAGCGGCTGCACTTGCACTTCGAGAAGGTTTCCCTGGCGGAGGATGACGACCG GCTCATCATCCGCAACGGAGACAACGTGGAGGCCCCTCCAGTGTATGACTCCTACGAGGTGGAGTACCTGCCCATCGAGGGGCTGCTCAGCTCCGGCCGACACTTCTTCGTGGAGCTCAGCACGGACAGCAGTGGGGCAGCGGCGGGCATGGCCCTGCGCTATGAGG CCTTCCAGCAGGGCCACTGCTACGAGCCCTTTGTCAAATACGGCAACTTCAGCAGCAGCGCCCCCTCCTACCCCGTGGGCACCACCGTGGAGTTCAGCTGCGACCCTGGCTACACCTTGGAGCAGGGCTCTATCATCATCGAGTGCATTGACCCCCACGACCCCCAGTGGAACGAGACAGAGCCAGCCTGCCGAG CTGTGTGCAGTGGGGAGATCACAGACTCCGCTGGTGTGGTGCTCTCCCCCAACTGGCCGGAGCCTTACAGCCGCGGGCAGGACTGCATCTGGGGCGTGCACGTGGAAGAGGACAAGCGCGTCCTGCTGGACGTTCGAGT GCTGCGCATAGGCCCTGGTGATGTGCTTACCTTCTATGATGGGGACGACCTGACGGCCCGGGTCCTGGGCCAGTACTCGGGGCCCCGTGGCCACTTCAAGCTCTTTACCTCCATGGCCGACGTCACCATACAGTTCCAGTCAGACCCTGGGGCTTCGGTGCTGGGCTACCAACAGGGCTTTGTCATCCACTTCTTTG AGGTGCCCCGCAATGATACATGTCCGGAGCTGCCTGAGATCCCCAATGGTTGGAAGAGCCCGTCTCAGCCTGAGCTGGTACATGGCACGGTCGTCACTTACCAGTGCTACCCTGGCTACCAGGTGGTAGGATCCAGTGTCCTCATGTGCCAGTGGGACCTAACCTGGAGTGAGGACCTGCCTTCCTGCCAGAGAG TGACTTCCTGCCATGACCCTGGGGATGTGGAGCACAGCCGACGCCTCATATCTAGCCCCAAATTTCCCGTGGGGGCCACCGTGCAGTATATCTGCGACCAGGGTTTTGTACTGACTGGTAGTGCCATCCTCACCTGCCATGACCGTCAAGCCAGCAGCCCCAAGTGGAGCGACCGGGCCCCCAAGTGTCTCT TGCAACAGCTCAAGCCATGCCACGGCCTCAGCGCCCCAGAGAACGGTGCCCACAGTCCAGAGAAGCGGCTTCACCCAGCAGGGGCTACCGTCCACTTCTCATGTGCCCCAGGCTATGTGCTGAAGGGCCAGGCCAGCATTAAGTGTGTGCCCGGACACCCTTCACATTGGAGTGACCCCCCACCCATCTGTAGGGCTG TTGCCAAGGCACCTGCTGCCTCCAGCACCCTGGATGCCGCCCACATTGCAGCCGCCATTTTCTTGCCACTGGTGGTGATGGCACTCTTGGTGGGAGGTGTGTACCTCTACTTCTCTAG GCTCCAGGGGAAAAGCCCCCTGCGGCTGCCCCGGACACGACCCCGCCCCTATGACCGCATTACTGTGGAATCAGCATTTGACAATCCAACTTACGAGACTGGA GAGACGAAAGAATATGAAGTCTCCATCTAG
- the SEZ6 gene encoding seizure protein 6 homolog isoform X2: MRSVALLLLPSLLALLAHGLSSEAPPTREGQAPGIEETDGELTVAPTPEQPERGVHFVTTAPTLKLLNHHPLLEEFLQEGLEGGEEGMRPALPFQPDPPTPFTPSPLPRLANQDSRPVFTSPTPAMAAAPTQPQARERPWSLESEPPVLRFTAPLPPVPSPGPGERPSTTPPSRAWTPTQEGPGDMGRPWAPEVRSQTLGLRTEGAIMTSTASGDDEETTTTIITTTITTVQPPGPCSWNFSGPEGSLDSPTAPSSPTDAGLDCFYYITVYPGYGVEIKVQNISLREGETVTVEGLGGPDPLPLANQSFLLRGQVIRSPTHQAALRFQSLPPPAGPGTFHFHYQAYLLSCHFPRRPAYGAVTVTSLHPGGSARFRCVTGYQLKGARLLTCLNATQPFWDFQEPVCIAACGGVTRNATTGRLISPGFPGNYSHNLTCHWLLEAPEGQRLHLHFEKVSLAEDDDRLIIRNGDNVEAPPVYDSYEVEYLPIEGLLSSGRHFFVELSTDSSGAAAGMALRYEAFQQGHCYEPFVKYGNFSSSAPSYPVGTTVEFSCDPGYTLEQGSIIIECIDPHDPQWNETEPACRAVCSGEITDSAGVVLSPNWPEPYSRGQDCIWGVHVEEDKRVLLDVRVLRIGPGDVLTFYDGDDLTARVLGQYSGPRGHFKLFTSMADVTIQFQSDPGASVLGYQQGFVIHFFEVPRNDTCPELPEIPNGWKSPSQPELVHGTVVTYQCYPGYQVVGSSVLMCQWDLTWSEDLPSCQRVTSCHDPGDVEHSRRLISSPKFPVGATVQYICDQGFVLTGSAILTCHDRQASSPKWSDRAPKCLLQQLKPCHGLSAPENGAHSPEKRLHPAGATVHFSCAPGYVLKGQASIKCVPGHPSHWSDPPPICRAASLDGFYSGRSLDVAKAPAASSTLDAAHIAAAIFLPLVVMALLVGGVYLYFSRLQGKSPLRLPRTRPRPYDRITVESAFDNPTYETGETKEYEVSI; encoded by the exons GACTCTCCTCAGAGGCCCCACCCACGAGGGAAGGGCAGGCCCCAGGCATCGAGGAGACGGATGGGGAGCTGACAGTGGCCCCCACACCAGAGCAGCCAGAACGGGGCGTCCACTTCGTCACCACAGCCCCTACCCTGAAGCTGCTCAACCACCACCCACTACTCGAGGAATTCTTACAAGAAGGGCTGGAGGGCGGCGAGGAGGGGATGAGGCCAGCACTGCCCTTCCAGCCTGACCCACCAACACCGTTCACCCCGAGTCCCCTTCCCCGCCTGGCCAACCAGGACAGCCGTCCTGTCTTCACCAGCCCCACTCCAGCCATGGCTGCAGCACCCACTCAGCCCCAGGCCAGAGAAAGACCTTGGAGCCTGGAGTCAGAGCCCCCTGTGCTTCGCTTCACAGCCCCCCTACCTCCtgtgcccagcccaggccccgggGAAAGGCCCAGTACCACACCCCCTAGCAGAGCATGGACTCCGACCCAAGAGGGTCCTGGAGATATGGGCAGGCCATGGGCTCCAGAGGTCAGGTCCCAGACCCTGGGGCTCAGGACGGAGGGAGCCATCATGACCTCTACAGCATCAGGGGACGATGAGgagaccaccaccaccatcatcactaccaccatcaccaccgtccagCCACCAG gcccTTGTAGCTGGAATTTCTCAGGCCCGGAGGGCTCTCTGGACTCCCCCACGGCCCCCAGCTCACCTACAGATGCCGGCCTGGACTGTTTCTACTACATTACCGTCTACCCTGGCTATGGTGTAGAAATCAAG GTCCAGAACATCAGCCTCCGAGAGGGGGAGACGGTGACTGTGGAGGGCCTGGGGGGGCCTGACCCGCTGCCCCTGGCCAACCAGTCTTTCTTACTGAGGGGCCAAGTCATCCGTAGCCCCACCCACCAAGCGGCACTGAGGTTCCAGAGCCTCCCACCACCTGCTGGGCCTGGCACCTTCCATTTCCACTACCAAG CCTACCTCCTGAGCTGCCACTTTCCCCGGCGTCCTGCTTATGGAGCTGTGACTGTCACCAGCCTCCACCCAGGAGGCAGCGCCCGCTTCCGCTGTGTCACTGGCTACCAGCTGAAGGGTGCCAGGCTTCTCACCTGTCTCAATGCCACCCAGCCCTTCTGGGATTTCCAGGAGCCTGTCTGTATTG CCGCCTGCGGTGGAGTGACCCGCAACGCCACCACGGGCCGCCTCATCTCCCCGGGCTTCCCGGGCAACTACAGCCACAATCTCACCTGCCACTGGCTGCTTGAGGCCCCGGAAGGCCAGCGGCTGCACTTGCACTTCGAGAAGGTTTCCCTGGCGGAGGATGACGACCG GCTCATCATCCGCAACGGAGACAACGTGGAGGCCCCTCCAGTGTATGACTCCTACGAGGTGGAGTACCTGCCCATCGAGGGGCTGCTCAGCTCCGGCCGACACTTCTTCGTGGAGCTCAGCACGGACAGCAGTGGGGCAGCGGCGGGCATGGCCCTGCGCTATGAGG CCTTCCAGCAGGGCCACTGCTACGAGCCCTTTGTCAAATACGGCAACTTCAGCAGCAGCGCCCCCTCCTACCCCGTGGGCACCACCGTGGAGTTCAGCTGCGACCCTGGCTACACCTTGGAGCAGGGCTCTATCATCATCGAGTGCATTGACCCCCACGACCCCCAGTGGAACGAGACAGAGCCAGCCTGCCGAG CTGTGTGCAGTGGGGAGATCACAGACTCCGCTGGTGTGGTGCTCTCCCCCAACTGGCCGGAGCCTTACAGCCGCGGGCAGGACTGCATCTGGGGCGTGCACGTGGAAGAGGACAAGCGCGTCCTGCTGGACGTTCGAGT GCTGCGCATAGGCCCTGGTGATGTGCTTACCTTCTATGATGGGGACGACCTGACGGCCCGGGTCCTGGGCCAGTACTCGGGGCCCCGTGGCCACTTCAAGCTCTTTACCTCCATGGCCGACGTCACCATACAGTTCCAGTCAGACCCTGGGGCTTCGGTGCTGGGCTACCAACAGGGCTTTGTCATCCACTTCTTTG AGGTGCCCCGCAATGATACATGTCCGGAGCTGCCTGAGATCCCCAATGGTTGGAAGAGCCCGTCTCAGCCTGAGCTGGTACATGGCACGGTCGTCACTTACCAGTGCTACCCTGGCTACCAGGTGGTAGGATCCAGTGTCCTCATGTGCCAGTGGGACCTAACCTGGAGTGAGGACCTGCCTTCCTGCCAGAGAG TGACTTCCTGCCATGACCCTGGGGATGTGGAGCACAGCCGACGCCTCATATCTAGCCCCAAATTTCCCGTGGGGGCCACCGTGCAGTATATCTGCGACCAGGGTTTTGTACTGACTGGTAGTGCCATCCTCACCTGCCATGACCGTCAAGCCAGCAGCCCCAAGTGGAGCGACCGGGCCCCCAAGTGTCTCT TGCAACAGCTCAAGCCATGCCACGGCCTCAGCGCCCCAGAGAACGGTGCCCACAGTCCAGAGAAGCGGCTTCACCCAGCAGGGGCTACCGTCCACTTCTCATGTGCCCCAGGCTATGTGCTGAAGGGCCAGGCCAGCATTAAGTGTGTGCCCGGACACCCTTCACATTGGAGTGACCCCCCACCCATCTGTAGGGCTG CCTCTCTGGATGGGTTCTACAGCGGCCGCAGCCTGGATG TTGCCAAGGCACCTGCTGCCTCCAGCACCCTGGATGCCGCCCACATTGCAGCCGCCATTTTCTTGCCACTGGTGGTGATGGCACTCTTGGTGGGAGGTGTGTACCTCTACTTCTCTAG GCTCCAGGGGAAAAGCCCCCTGCGGCTGCCCCGGACACGACCCCGCCCCTATGACCGCATTACTGTGGAATCAGCATTTGACAATCCAACTTACGAGACTGGA GAGACGAAAGAATATGAAGTCTCCATCTAG
- the SEZ6 gene encoding seizure protein 6 homolog isoform X3 produces the protein MRSVALLLLPSLLALLAHGLSSEAPPTREGQAPGIEETDGELTVAPTPEQPERGVHFVTTAPTLKLLNHHPLLEEFLQEGLEGGEEGMRPALPFQPDPPTPFTPSPLPRLANQDSRPVFTSPTPAMAAAPTQPQARERPWSLESEPPVLRFTAPLPPVPSPGPGERPSTTPPSRAWTPTQEGPGDMGRPWAPEVRSQTLGLRTEGAIMTSTASGDDEETTTTIITTTITTVQPPGPCSWNFSGPEGSLDSPTAPSSPTDAGLDCFYYITVYPGYGVEIKVQNISLREGETVTVEGLGGPDPLPLANQSFLLRGQVIRSPTHQAALRFQSLPPPAGPGTFHFHYQAYLLSCHFPRRPAYGAVTVTSLHPGGSARFRCVTGYQLKGARLLTCLNATQPFWDFQEPVCIAACGGVTRNATTGRLISPGFPGNYSHNLTCHWLLEAPEGQRLHLHFEKVSLAEDDDRLIIRNGDNVEAPPVYDSYEVEYLPIEGLLSSGRHFFVELSTDSSGAAAGMALRYEAFQQGHCYEPFVKYGNFSSSAPSYPVGTTVEFSCDPGYTLEQGSIIIECIDPHDPQWNETEPACRAVCSGEITDSAGVVLSPNWPEPYSRGQDCIWGVHVEEDKRVLLDVRVLRIGPGDVLTFYDGDDLTARVLGQYSGPRGHFKLFTSMADVTIQFQSDPGASVLGYQQGFVIHFFEVPRNDTCPELPEIPNGWKSPSQPELVHGTVVTYQCYPGYQVVGSSVLMCQWDLTWSEDLPSCQRVTSCHDPGDVEHSRRLISSPKFPVGATVQYICDQGFVLTGSAILTCHDRQASSPKWSDRAPKCLLQQLKPCHGLSAPENGAHSPEKRLHPAGATVHFSCAPGYVLKGQASIKCVPGHPSHWSDPPPICRAVAKAPAASSTLDAAHIAAAIFLPLVVMALLVGGVYLYFSRLQGKSPLRLPRTRPRPYDRITVESAFDNPTYETGSLYFAGDERI, from the exons GACTCTCCTCAGAGGCCCCACCCACGAGGGAAGGGCAGGCCCCAGGCATCGAGGAGACGGATGGGGAGCTGACAGTGGCCCCCACACCAGAGCAGCCAGAACGGGGCGTCCACTTCGTCACCACAGCCCCTACCCTGAAGCTGCTCAACCACCACCCACTACTCGAGGAATTCTTACAAGAAGGGCTGGAGGGCGGCGAGGAGGGGATGAGGCCAGCACTGCCCTTCCAGCCTGACCCACCAACACCGTTCACCCCGAGTCCCCTTCCCCGCCTGGCCAACCAGGACAGCCGTCCTGTCTTCACCAGCCCCACTCCAGCCATGGCTGCAGCACCCACTCAGCCCCAGGCCAGAGAAAGACCTTGGAGCCTGGAGTCAGAGCCCCCTGTGCTTCGCTTCACAGCCCCCCTACCTCCtgtgcccagcccaggccccgggGAAAGGCCCAGTACCACACCCCCTAGCAGAGCATGGACTCCGACCCAAGAGGGTCCTGGAGATATGGGCAGGCCATGGGCTCCAGAGGTCAGGTCCCAGACCCTGGGGCTCAGGACGGAGGGAGCCATCATGACCTCTACAGCATCAGGGGACGATGAGgagaccaccaccaccatcatcactaccaccatcaccaccgtccagCCACCAG gcccTTGTAGCTGGAATTTCTCAGGCCCGGAGGGCTCTCTGGACTCCCCCACGGCCCCCAGCTCACCTACAGATGCCGGCCTGGACTGTTTCTACTACATTACCGTCTACCCTGGCTATGGTGTAGAAATCAAG GTCCAGAACATCAGCCTCCGAGAGGGGGAGACGGTGACTGTGGAGGGCCTGGGGGGGCCTGACCCGCTGCCCCTGGCCAACCAGTCTTTCTTACTGAGGGGCCAAGTCATCCGTAGCCCCACCCACCAAGCGGCACTGAGGTTCCAGAGCCTCCCACCACCTGCTGGGCCTGGCACCTTCCATTTCCACTACCAAG CCTACCTCCTGAGCTGCCACTTTCCCCGGCGTCCTGCTTATGGAGCTGTGACTGTCACCAGCCTCCACCCAGGAGGCAGCGCCCGCTTCCGCTGTGTCACTGGCTACCAGCTGAAGGGTGCCAGGCTTCTCACCTGTCTCAATGCCACCCAGCCCTTCTGGGATTTCCAGGAGCCTGTCTGTATTG CCGCCTGCGGTGGAGTGACCCGCAACGCCACCACGGGCCGCCTCATCTCCCCGGGCTTCCCGGGCAACTACAGCCACAATCTCACCTGCCACTGGCTGCTTGAGGCCCCGGAAGGCCAGCGGCTGCACTTGCACTTCGAGAAGGTTTCCCTGGCGGAGGATGACGACCG GCTCATCATCCGCAACGGAGACAACGTGGAGGCCCCTCCAGTGTATGACTCCTACGAGGTGGAGTACCTGCCCATCGAGGGGCTGCTCAGCTCCGGCCGACACTTCTTCGTGGAGCTCAGCACGGACAGCAGTGGGGCAGCGGCGGGCATGGCCCTGCGCTATGAGG CCTTCCAGCAGGGCCACTGCTACGAGCCCTTTGTCAAATACGGCAACTTCAGCAGCAGCGCCCCCTCCTACCCCGTGGGCACCACCGTGGAGTTCAGCTGCGACCCTGGCTACACCTTGGAGCAGGGCTCTATCATCATCGAGTGCATTGACCCCCACGACCCCCAGTGGAACGAGACAGAGCCAGCCTGCCGAG CTGTGTGCAGTGGGGAGATCACAGACTCCGCTGGTGTGGTGCTCTCCCCCAACTGGCCGGAGCCTTACAGCCGCGGGCAGGACTGCATCTGGGGCGTGCACGTGGAAGAGGACAAGCGCGTCCTGCTGGACGTTCGAGT GCTGCGCATAGGCCCTGGTGATGTGCTTACCTTCTATGATGGGGACGACCTGACGGCCCGGGTCCTGGGCCAGTACTCGGGGCCCCGTGGCCACTTCAAGCTCTTTACCTCCATGGCCGACGTCACCATACAGTTCCAGTCAGACCCTGGGGCTTCGGTGCTGGGCTACCAACAGGGCTTTGTCATCCACTTCTTTG AGGTGCCCCGCAATGATACATGTCCGGAGCTGCCTGAGATCCCCAATGGTTGGAAGAGCCCGTCTCAGCCTGAGCTGGTACATGGCACGGTCGTCACTTACCAGTGCTACCCTGGCTACCAGGTGGTAGGATCCAGTGTCCTCATGTGCCAGTGGGACCTAACCTGGAGTGAGGACCTGCCTTCCTGCCAGAGAG TGACTTCCTGCCATGACCCTGGGGATGTGGAGCACAGCCGACGCCTCATATCTAGCCCCAAATTTCCCGTGGGGGCCACCGTGCAGTATATCTGCGACCAGGGTTTTGTACTGACTGGTAGTGCCATCCTCACCTGCCATGACCGTCAAGCCAGCAGCCCCAAGTGGAGCGACCGGGCCCCCAAGTGTCTCT TGCAACAGCTCAAGCCATGCCACGGCCTCAGCGCCCCAGAGAACGGTGCCCACAGTCCAGAGAAGCGGCTTCACCCAGCAGGGGCTACCGTCCACTTCTCATGTGCCCCAGGCTATGTGCTGAAGGGCCAGGCCAGCATTAAGTGTGTGCCCGGACACCCTTCACATTGGAGTGACCCCCCACCCATCTGTAGGGCTG TTGCCAAGGCACCTGCTGCCTCCAGCACCCTGGATGCCGCCCACATTGCAGCCGCCATTTTCTTGCCACTGGTGGTGATGGCACTCTTGGTGGGAGGTGTGTACCTCTACTTCTCTAG GCTCCAGGGGAAAAGCCCCCTGCGGCTGCCCCGGACACGACCCCGCCCCTATGACCGCATTACTGTGGAATCAGCATTTGACAATCCAACTTACGAGACTGGA TCTCTTTACTTTGCAGGAGACGAAAGAATATGA